A window of the Polaribacter sp. HaHaR_3_91 genome harbors these coding sequences:
- the dut gene encoding dUTP diphosphatase, translating to MNVQIINKSKHATPNYETEGAAGMDLRANIEAAITLKPLERAIVKTGLFIALPVGFEAQVRPRSGLAAKKGITVLNSPGTVDADYRGEIGVILVNLSNDDFVINDGERIAQLIIAKHERVNWQEVTILSETERGAGGFGSTGV from the coding sequence ATGAACGTACAAATAATTAACAAATCGAAACACGCAACACCTAATTACGAAACAGAAGGCGCTGCAGGAATGGATTTAAGAGCAAATATTGAAGCAGCAATCACATTAAAGCCATTAGAAAGAGCTATTGTTAAAACAGGCTTATTTATAGCTTTACCAGTAGGTTTTGAAGCACAAGTAAGACCAAGAAGTGGATTGGCAGCTAAAAAAGGAATTACTGTTTTAAATTCTCCAGGAACTGTAGACGCAGATTATAGAGGGGAAATTGGAGTGATTTTAGTGAACTTATCTAATGATGATTTTGTTATTAATGATGGAGAAAGAATAGCTCAATTAATTATTGCAAAACACGAACGTGTAAATTGGCAAGAAGTAACCATTTTAAGTGAAACTGAGCGAGGTGCTGGTGGCTTTGGAAGTACAGGAGTTTAA
- a CDS encoding alpha/beta hydrolase, translated as MNRITILAITFLLVFNSCKINKTIIKKEITVTKNTGKTSTKSTNVSILQKTFVIDGLNDIAHKIWLYLPPDYTTSTEKYDVIYMHDGQNLFDNATSFVGEWRIDETLNELYKNTGKSFIVVGIENGGEKRIEEYTPWKNEKYGGGKGTIYINFLVNELKPFIDKKYRTKPAAENTAIIGSSLGGLISFYGGLKHPEVFGKIGALSPSFWFSNKVVKFAEENGNQKNTRLYLLAGDKEEAIMVTDTENMAERLLDIGFPSENIKTKIAPEGKHTESFWKAEFLEVITFLFNLENNERTNN; from the coding sequence ATGAATAGAATAACCATACTTGCTATAACTTTTCTTCTTGTTTTTAACTCTTGTAAGATCAATAAAACTATAATAAAAAAAGAGATTACTGTAACAAAAAACACAGGAAAAACCTCTACAAAATCAACCAATGTTTCCATTTTACAAAAAACATTTGTTATTGATGGATTAAACGATATTGCACATAAAATATGGTTGTATTTACCTCCAGATTATACTACATCAACAGAAAAATACGATGTAATTTATATGCACGATGGTCAGAATTTATTTGATAATGCAACGTCTTTTGTTGGAGAATGGAGAATTGACGAAACCTTGAATGAACTTTACAAAAACACAGGAAAAAGTTTTATTGTTGTAGGTATAGAAAACGGTGGCGAAAAGAGAATTGAAGAATACACTCCTTGGAAAAACGAAAAATATGGCGGAGGAAAAGGTACTATTTATATCAATTTTTTGGTAAACGAACTAAAACCTTTTATCGATAAAAAGTACCGAACAAAACCTGCAGCAGAAAACACCGCTATTATTGGTAGTTCTTTAGGTGGTTTAATTTCTTTTTATGGTGGATTAAAACATCCTGAGGTTTTTGGTAAAATAGGTGCACTTTCTCCCTCTTTTTGGTTTTCTAATAAAGTAGTTAAATTTGCTGAAGAAAATGGGAATCAAAAAAATACTAGACTTTATTTATTAGCTGGTGATAAAGAAGAAGCTATTATGGTTACCGATACAGAAAATATGGCAGAACGCTTATTAGATATAGGATTTCCATCAGAAAACATAAAAACTAAAATTGCTCCAGAAGGAAAACACACAGAGTCTTTTTGGAAAGCAGAATTTTTAGAAGTAATTACATTTTTATTTAATTTAGAAAACAATGAACGTACAAATAATTAA
- a CDS encoding oligosaccharide flippase family protein, with product MSSLKRFFKDTIIYGIAAVLPRAINIFLVKLHTSTLDAAKYAVNTDYYVYAAYLNALLTFGMETAFFRFFSKEKEKGKVVSTSFISLLISTLIFFCIALFFNNEIAVFFGFKNPLFFKLLVYTITLDTLVVVPFAYLRVTNKPLKFTTIKLINIGVFTILNVFFLWFVPYALKNEIYLPESIVNYYNNYPKVIHIFVAGTVASLSTFLLLFPAVFKFKFEFDLCLFKRMFKYSFPIMIGSLAFVTNENLDKLLLGDILGEKQMGIYAACYKLGVFMTLYIMAFRLGAEPFFFNNADKKNAKETYSKVLTWFTIFGSFFMLIVVVFIDLFAKILLGKPEYFTALSIVPIILLANLFLGIYNNLSIWYKLTDKTKYGMYFSIIGAIITIVFNLVMIPKIGFIASAWATLIAFGTMMVLSYFVGKKHYPVNYKLKKIAYYLVFSIVFEWISFTLFRRQYWFSIITILLFFGLIYYNEKDEIKQILKR from the coding sequence TTGAGTTCCTTAAAACGCTTTTTTAAAGACACTATAATATACGGAATTGCCGCTGTTTTACCACGGGCAATTAACATCTTTTTGGTAAAACTACATACCTCTACTTTAGATGCAGCAAAATATGCCGTAAATACAGATTATTATGTGTACGCTGCGTATTTAAATGCACTACTAACCTTTGGTATGGAAACTGCTTTTTTTCGTTTTTTTTCTAAAGAAAAAGAGAAAGGAAAAGTGGTCTCTACCTCCTTTATTAGTTTGTTAATCTCCACATTAATTTTCTTCTGTATCGCCTTGTTTTTTAATAATGAAATAGCTGTTTTCTTCGGATTTAAAAATCCTTTATTTTTTAAATTATTAGTATATACAATTACGCTAGATACCTTAGTAGTTGTACCTTTTGCATATTTACGTGTTACCAATAAACCTCTAAAGTTTACTACTATAAAATTGATAAATATTGGTGTATTCACTATTTTAAATGTTTTCTTTTTGTGGTTTGTTCCTTATGCCTTAAAAAATGAAATTTATTTACCAGAATCCATTGTAAATTATTATAATAATTACCCAAAAGTAATTCACATTTTTGTTGCAGGAACAGTGGCAAGTTTATCTACTTTTCTATTACTTTTTCCTGCTGTTTTTAAATTCAAATTCGAGTTCGATTTATGTCTTTTCAAAAGAATGTTTAAATATAGTTTTCCAATAATGATTGGAAGTTTGGCATTTGTAACCAATGAAAATTTAGACAAACTTCTTCTTGGGGATATTTTAGGTGAAAAACAAATGGGAATTTACGCGGCTTGTTACAAATTAGGCGTTTTTATGACCTTGTACATTATGGCATTCCGCTTAGGTGCAGAACCATTTTTCTTTAATAATGCTGATAAAAAAAATGCCAAAGAAACTTATTCTAAAGTTTTAACATGGTTTACAATCTTTGGATCTTTTTTTATGCTAATTGTAGTTGTTTTTATTGATTTGTTCGCGAAAATTCTATTAGGAAAACCAGAATATTTCACTGCGCTTTCTATTGTTCCAATTATACTTTTAGCAAACTTATTTTTAGGTATTTATAACAATTTATCAATTTGGTATAAACTTACGGACAAAACAAAATACGGAATGTACTTTTCTATTATTGGTGCTATCATTACCATTGTTTTTAACTTAGTAATGATTCCTAAAATAGGTTTTATAGCTTCTGCTTGGGCAACGTTAATTGCATTTGGAACCATGATGGTATTGTCTTATTTTGTTGGTAAAAAACATTATCCTGTAAATTATAAATTAAAAAAAATAGCTTATTATTTAGTGTTTTCAATCGTTTTTGAGTGGATTTCTTTTACCTTATTCAGAAGGCAGTATTGGTTTTCTATAATAACTATTTTACTTTTCTTTGGCTTAATTTATTACAATGAAAAAGATGAAATTAAACAAATTTTAAAGCGATAA
- a CDS encoding NAD(P)H-dependent glycerol-3-phosphate dehydrogenase, whose product MNTQKKIAVFGGGSWATAIVKMLSENISTIGWYMRNEQAIEHIKENEHNPNYLQSAELNAEQLDLSSDINYTVENYDVLIFAIPSAFLTSELKKLTSSLEGKIIFSAIKGIVPETGLIIGEHFNREYQVPIDNIGVITGPCHAEEVAMERLSYLTIACKDEDNAKFIEKSVQSWYIKTKISDDIIGTEYAAMLKNIYAVAAGIAHGLGYGDNFQAVLMSNAIREMKSFIKKVHKMKRNINNSAYLGDLLVTGYSLFSRNRQFGNMVGKGYTVKSAQMEMSMIAEGYYATKSAFKMKEENGATTPIIDTVYNILYANKNPKKEFQKLTDKLD is encoded by the coding sequence ATGAACACACAGAAAAAAATAGCGGTCTTTGGAGGAGGAAGTTGGGCGACTGCAATTGTAAAAATGTTGTCTGAAAATATAAGTACAATTGGTTGGTATATGCGTAATGAACAGGCAATTGAGCACATAAAAGAAAATGAACATAATCCTAATTATTTGCAATCTGCAGAATTAAATGCAGAACAATTAGATTTGTCTAGTGATATTAATTACACTGTAGAAAATTACGATGTTCTTATTTTTGCAATTCCGTCTGCCTTTTTAACAAGTGAATTAAAAAAATTAACGTCTTCATTAGAGGGTAAAATCATCTTTTCTGCTATTAAAGGTATTGTGCCAGAAACAGGGTTAATTATAGGAGAGCATTTTAATAGAGAATATCAGGTTCCTATAGATAATATTGGAGTTATTACAGGTCCTTGTCATGCAGAAGAAGTGGCCATGGAGCGTTTATCTTATTTAACAATTGCTTGTAAAGATGAAGATAATGCAAAGTTTATAGAGAAATCTGTTCAAAGTTGGTATATAAAAACCAAAATTTCCGACGATATTATTGGTACAGAATATGCTGCTATGTTAAAGAATATTTATGCGGTTGCAGCAGGTATTGCACATGGTTTAGGGTATGGAGACAACTTTCAGGCGGTGTTAATGAGTAACGCAATTAGAGAAATGAAAAGCTTTATAAAAAAGGTACATAAAATGAAACGTAACATTAACAATTCTGCTTATTTGGGTGATTTGTTAGTTACCGGTTATTCTCTTTTTAGTAGAAATAGACAATTTGGAAACATGGTTGGTAAGGGCTACACTGTAAAATCTGCACAAATGGAAATGAGCATGATTGCAGAAGGTTACTACGCTACCAAAAGTGCTTTTAAAATGAAGGAAGAAAATGGAGCAACTACACCTATAATAGATACCGTTTATAATATTCTATATGCAAATAAAAATCCTAAAAAAGAATTTCAAAAATTGACAGATAAATTAGATTAA
- a CDS encoding MFS transporter has product MTKQDPYAALRIKEFNIFLFVRFLLVFGWSMQFIVIEWQVYSITKDPLSLGIIGLMEIIPAFTMALFAGHIVDQNEKRNLFAICIAAFSLISLGLFLLTSDIVVGHWSTNKILYSIYALVFFGGFLRSFFGPTIFSLVALLVPKKIYHNAATWSTSTWKTASVSGALFGGFFISWIGVDKTLCLVFILVILSLSFTFLIEKKPILNKKIGEPMKESLKAGVRFVFHNKAILGVLTLDMIAVLFGGTVAILSVFAQDVLKVGPEGFGILNASISMGSIVTMFLTTYIPINRKTGKKMLVSVFVFGLSIIAFGLSSIFWVSILALFISGAADGISMVIRQTILQLKTPDDMRGRVSSVNSMFVGSSNELGAFESGLAAKFLGASMAVIFGGTMTLLTVVGIGALNPTLRDLDLTEEIEANQKED; this is encoded by the coding sequence ATGACAAAACAAGATCCTTATGCAGCATTAAGAATTAAGGAATTCAATATTTTTTTGTTTGTTAGATTCTTGCTGGTTTTTGGTTGGTCTATGCAATTTATTGTAATAGAATGGCAAGTATATTCTATAACAAAAGATCCTTTATCTTTGGGTATTATAGGTTTAATGGAAATTATTCCGGCATTTACAATGGCTTTATTTGCAGGTCATATTGTAGATCAAAATGAAAAAAGAAATTTATTTGCTATTTGTATTGCAGCTTTTTCGCTGATTAGTTTAGGACTGTTTTTATTAACATCAGATATTGTTGTTGGCCATTGGTCTACAAATAAAATTCTATATTCAATTTACGCTTTGGTTTTCTTTGGCGGCTTTTTACGTTCGTTTTTTGGACCTACAATCTTTTCTTTAGTGGCATTATTGGTTCCTAAAAAGATATATCATAATGCGGCAACATGGAGTACAAGTACCTGGAAAACTGCTTCGGTTTCTGGAGCCTTATTTGGTGGGTTTTTTATAAGTTGGATTGGTGTTGATAAAACGCTTTGTTTGGTTTTTATCTTAGTAATTCTATCCTTAAGTTTTACTTTTTTAATAGAAAAGAAACCCATTTTAAACAAAAAAATTGGGGAACCAATGAAAGAAAGTTTAAAAGCTGGTGTAAGATTTGTGTTTCATAATAAAGCCATTTTAGGTGTTTTAACATTAGATATGATTGCGGTTTTATTTGGTGGAACCGTAGCTATTTTATCTGTTTTTGCACAAGATGTTTTAAAAGTTGGACCAGAAGGTTTCGGTATTTTAAATGCTTCAATTTCTATGGGAAGTATTGTTACTATGTTTCTAACAACTTACATTCCTATCAACAGAAAAACAGGTAAAAAAATGTTGGTTTCTGTCTTTGTCTTCGGACTAAGTATTATTGCTTTTGGGTTATCTTCTATTTTCTGGGTTAGTATTTTAGCATTGTTTATAAGTGGTGCTGCAGACGGGATTTCTATGGTAATTCGTCAGACAATTTTACAATTAAAAACGCCAGATGATATGAGAGGTAGAGTATCTTCTGTAAATTCTATGTTTGTAGGTTCTTCTAACGAGTTAGGTGCTTTTGAAAGTGGTTTAGCTGCAAAGTTTTTAGGAGCCTCTATGGCGGTTATTTTTGGAGGAACCATGACGTTACTTACCGTTGTTGGTATTGGTGCTTTAAACCCTACTTTAAGAGATTTAGATTTAACAGAAGAGATAGAAGCAAATCAAAAAGAAGATTAA
- a CDS encoding kelch repeat-containing protein, whose translation MKNLIIYSFLLFSTIGFSQKISGTVLDFDTKKPIEKAHIFFIDKTVYTNQKGEFTYRLNNQKEISFSVSHLKYETQKIDYNITNEPLVIFLHEKQEMLDGIKINSKKNLKNSIHFSKLENLPKGVYSFASVLNNSKIHVFGGDASTEYDRNKEGISQLQYGGEEEIMKLLTRPKFASFYNYIGDIQSYDIADKQWKIQEDKVIKRAYHSAIKYKDTVLLMGGKKLSRTKKRDLLVNDIEIVSLNNLSIIKDQTNPHKAVDFGTVLYDNKLLVFGGSTKINKNGKIIYSNDIHLYDLEKGYWYLLAKMPKGKEVTGIIFDDKLYLFGGYNNSNLTDIESFNLITGRWKKEGTLFRGMRKPAITKDNDFIYLTEGGKLVTLEPKTNILKEYIIGLNLNDANMHFFNETLYVLGGYLNLNEFKKDPSNGLYSINVSDIINTRPIDSKKL comes from the coding sequence ATGAAAAACTTAATTATATACTCGTTTCTACTATTCTCTACAATTGGTTTTTCTCAAAAAATTTCTGGTACAGTTTTAGATTTTGATACTAAAAAACCTATTGAAAAAGCACATATTTTTTTTATAGATAAAACTGTTTATACCAATCAGAAAGGAGAGTTTACTTATCGTTTAAACAATCAAAAAGAAATATCTTTTTCCGTTTCTCATCTTAAATACGAAACTCAAAAAATTGATTATAATATAACAAATGAACCGTTAGTTATTTTTCTTCATGAAAAGCAAGAAATGTTAGATGGAATTAAAATCAATTCAAAAAAGAACTTAAAAAATTCAATTCATTTTTCAAAATTAGAAAATTTACCAAAAGGAGTATATTCTTTTGCATCTGTTTTAAACAATAGTAAAATACATGTTTTTGGAGGAGATGCTTCTACTGAATACGATAGAAATAAAGAAGGTATAAGTCAGCTTCAATACGGAGGCGAAGAAGAAATAATGAAATTATTAACGAGACCAAAATTTGCTAGTTTTTATAATTATATTGGTGATATTCAATCTTATGATATTGCTGATAAACAATGGAAAATTCAGGAAGATAAGGTTATAAAAAGGGCTTATCATAGTGCAATAAAATATAAAGATACTGTATTACTTATGGGGGGTAAAAAACTGTCAAGAACTAAAAAAAGAGACTTGTTAGTAAATGATATAGAGATTGTGTCTTTAAATAATTTATCAATTATAAAAGACCAAACAAACCCACATAAAGCTGTAGATTTTGGTACAGTTTTGTATGATAATAAACTGCTTGTTTTTGGCGGTTCTACTAAGATAAACAAAAACGGAAAAATCATTTATTCTAATGATATACACCTATACGATTTAGAAAAAGGATATTGGTATTTACTTGCTAAAATGCCGAAAGGAAAAGAAGTTACAGGAATTATTTTTGATGATAAATTATATTTATTTGGAGGATATAATAATAGTAATTTAACAGATATTGAATCTTTTAATTTAATTACAGGTAGATGGAAAAAAGAAGGAACTCTTTTTAGAGGAATGAGAAAGCCTGCTATTACTAAAGATAATGATTTTATCTATTTAACAGAAGGAGGAAAGCTTGTAACTTTAGAACCTAAAACTAATATTTTAAAAGAGTATATAATAGGTTTAAATTTAAACGATGCTAACATGCATTTCTTTAATGAAACTTTATATGTTCTGGGAGGTTATCTTAATCTAAATGAATTTAAAAAAGATCCATCTAATGGTCTTTATTCTATAAATGTGTCAGATATTATTAATACGAGACCTATTGATAGTAAAAAGTTATAA
- a CDS encoding glycerol-3-phosphate dehydrogenase/oxidase, which translates to MNNFSYLNRKKNTQDLQSIEFDVLIIGGGITGAGIALDAASRGMQVALIEKNDFASGTSSKSTKLIHGGLRYLKQFDFWLVKEVGTERAIVHDLAPHLVVPEKMILPLIDGGTYGSWLTSIGLKVYDILASVEGEDKRKMLDKAEALEKEPMLPENILNGAGYYAEYRTDDARLTIEVLKTALNYNAKIINYTAAKEFIYEDNRVVGAKVKDTFSGEDYDIKAKYVVNACGPWVDELRQINHSKTGKRLHLTKGVHLVVAHDKLPVKQSVYFDIPDGRMMFAIPRGKVTYFGTTDTNYQLDKNNVETNLVDATYLISAVNNMFPKIQLTLDDIQSSWAGLRPLIHEEGKSSSELSRKDEIFVSDTELISIAGGKLTGYRKMAERIVDLIAKKYERRFDTKFEEIKTKEITLSGGTFDSYQEVESYTDAIQNRIAEVDFDRKDAEYLVQNYGKQTDIILQKFDDLMHDNMQEKMIMAEVWFTINYEMTCTPTDFFMRRTGRLFFDAHSVNLYKEYVLELFKTHFSWDEKTTKKHQLELEEKIQLATTFN; encoded by the coding sequence ATGAACAACTTTTCCTATTTAAATAGAAAAAAAAATACACAAGATTTACAATCTATCGAATTTGATGTACTAATTATTGGTGGTGGAATTACAGGCGCAGGTATTGCATTAGATGCAGCTTCTAGAGGAATGCAAGTTGCTTTGATAGAAAAAAACGACTTTGCTTCTGGTACTTCTAGTAAATCTACAAAACTAATTCACGGAGGTTTGCGTTATCTAAAACAATTCGACTTTTGGTTGGTTAAAGAAGTGGGAACTGAGCGTGCTATTGTACATGATTTAGCTCCACATTTAGTGGTTCCAGAAAAAATGATTTTACCTTTAATTGATGGAGGAACGTATGGTTCTTGGTTAACGTCTATCGGACTAAAAGTCTACGATATTTTAGCTTCTGTAGAAGGAGAAGACAAACGAAAGATGTTAGACAAAGCAGAAGCCTTAGAAAAAGAACCGATGTTGCCAGAAAACATATTAAATGGTGCCGGATATTATGCAGAATATAGAACCGATGACGCTCGTTTAACAATAGAGGTTTTAAAAACAGCTTTAAATTACAATGCAAAAATTATAAATTATACAGCAGCTAAAGAGTTTATTTATGAAGATAATAGGGTTGTTGGTGCAAAAGTAAAAGACACTTTTTCTGGTGAAGATTATGATATTAAAGCAAAATATGTAGTAAATGCTTGTGGACCTTGGGTAGATGAATTAAGACAAATTAACCATTCTAAAACTGGTAAAAGATTGCATCTAACTAAAGGAGTACATTTAGTAGTGGCTCATGATAAATTGCCTGTAAAACAATCTGTTTATTTTGATATTCCAGACGGACGCATGATGTTTGCCATTCCGCGTGGAAAAGTTACGTATTTTGGTACTACAGACACCAATTATCAACTAGATAAAAATAATGTAGAAACCAACTTAGTAGATGCTACTTATCTTATTTCTGCTGTTAATAACATGTTTCCAAAGATTCAACTTACGTTGGATGACATTCAATCTTCTTGGGCAGGATTAAGACCTTTAATTCATGAAGAAGGCAAATCTTCTTCAGAATTGTCTAGAAAAGACGAAATTTTTGTTTCTGATACCGAACTAATTTCGATTGCTGGCGGAAAATTAACCGGTTATCGTAAAATGGCAGAACGAATTGTAGATTTAATTGCCAAAAAATATGAACGCAGATTCGATACAAAATTTGAAGAAATAAAAACCAAAGAAATAACACTTTCTGGTGGTACTTTTGATAGTTACCAAGAAGTAGAAAGTTATACAGATGCTATTCAAAATAGAATTGCAGAAGTAGATTTCGATAGAAAGGACGCAGAATATTTAGTGCAAAATTATGGAAAACAAACAGATATTATTTTGCAAAAATTTGATGATTTAATGCACGATAATATGCAAGAAAAAATGATCATGGCAGAAGTTTGGTTTACCATAAATTACGAAATGACTTGCACTCCAACAGATTTTTTTATGCGCAGAACGGGTCGTTTGTTTTTTGATGCACACAGTGTAAATTTATACAAAGAATATGTTTTAGAATTGTTTAAAACTCATTTTTCTTGGGATGAAAAAACAACTAAAAAACATCAATTAGAATTAGAAGAAAAAATACAATTGGCTACTACTTTTAACTAA